A region of Lichenibacterium dinghuense DNA encodes the following proteins:
- a CDS encoding DUF6489 family protein: MKCTLEVECTPLEARQFFGLPDVQPLQATIMAEVEKKMLAEMERFSPEGVLKSWLSMFSQSPEQMQQTFSKLMFTGLNRTKA, from the coding sequence TTGGAGGTCGAGTGCACCCCGCTGGAAGCGCGCCAGTTCTTCGGCCTGCCCGACGTGCAGCCGCTCCAGGCGACGATCATGGCGGAGGTCGAGAAGAAGATGCTGGCCGAGATGGAGCGCTTCTCGCCCGAGGGAGTGCTGAAGAGCTGGCTGTCGATGTTCTCGCAGTCGCCCGAGCAGATGCAGCAGACCTTCTCCAAGCTGATGTTCACCGGGCTCAACCGCACCAAGG